A single Panthera uncia isolate 11264 chromosome E2 unlocalized genomic scaffold, Puncia_PCG_1.0 HiC_scaffold_19, whole genome shotgun sequence DNA region contains:
- the TARM1 gene encoding T-cell-interacting, activating receptor on myeloid cells protein 1 isoform X1 → MIPRLLPLLCLRLCAGQGSRGTDEPLPKPTLRAWPSWVVPPRSNVRLRCQTPTKDVDFVLKKGNVVLDVSRSPASKEGLAEFHLTGLRTSHAGDYTCECYRPGAPDIRSPPSEVILLLVTGGLPKPSLQAHQRGVVTAGDDVTLQCQRPDNVFGPMRFALLKAGVAEPIRLRTPVGKEADFSLQTVTVGDARNYSCVYFQTGTPFWASQPSDGLEIRVRVPPGAISRDYTTGNLIRLGLASLVVVIMGALLLEAWCSQKESPRGST, encoded by the exons ATGATCCCTAGGCTACTCCCACTGCTCTGTCTCA GGCTGTGCGCTGGCCAAGGAAGCAGGGGGACTGACG AGCCCCTTCCCAAGCCCACCCTCAGGGCCTGGCCCAGCTGGGTGGTGCCTCCCAGAAGCAATGTAAGGCTGCGATGCCAGACCCCGACCAAGGATGTCGACTTTGTTCTCAAAAAGGGTAATGTTGTTTTGGACGTTTCACGATCACCGGCTTCCAAGGAGGGCCTGGCTGAATTTCACCTCACTGGCCTAAGAACCAGCCACGCTGGAGACTACACCTGTGAGTGCTACAGACCAGGGGCCCCGGACATAAGATCACCGCCCAGTGAGGTCATCCTGCTGCTGGTGACAG GAGGTCTCCCTAAACCTTCCCTGCAAGCCCACCAAAGGGGTGTGGTGACCGCAGGAGACGACGTGACCCTGCAGTGCCAGAGGCCAGACAATGTTTTCGGGCCCATGAGGTTCGCTCTGCTGAAGGCGGGAGTGGCAGAGCCCATCCGGCTCCGGACCCCAGTCGGCAAGGAGGCGGACTTCTCCCTGCAGACCGTGACAGTCGGTGACGCCAGGAACTACAGCTGTGTCTACTTCCAGACCGGGACTCCTTTCTGGGCCTCACAGCCTAGCGATGGTCTTGAGATCCGGGTGAGAG TCCCCCCAGGTGCCATATCGAGGGACTACACCACGGGCAACCTCATCCGCCTGGGTCTGGCTTCCCTAGTTGTGGTTATTATGGGCGCTCTCCTGCTGGAAGCCTGGTGCAGCCAGAAGGAGTCTCCACGTGGATCCACGTAG